One region of Plasmodium relictum strain SGS1 genome assembly, contig: PRELSG_99_v1_3, whole genome shotgun sequence genomic DNA includes:
- a CDS encoding fam-j protein, with protein sequence MLANPLRNIKISSNICTRENSPSVRNLIDTVNIEQDEILDLENAYSHFPIEEKNSDSNNKDDFFSMSLVDIINIEKSKSYDIKNILDEVQCSLMDSPMDPFYPSFKNENLPIYIEKESEILSTLPDLKIPPENLLLEHDLINVTDRKPFSVKKLVNTENVEHEDSAEIQDVLGGILRTLPGSQIEPLGLPHEHENSTIHAEAGPSNMSLMDTNVKHEDFYNISNIFSDSSVTPSYSKGGFLELLLEDQCSTINYEDELPSTSNLTIPENVENEGYAKLQIIPVDFSIEKPTRTINDNEDMISVDEIEQISEKSYKRKRKKRNYGDIDNLGDQNIEKDIHISPKKSYVCYLSYSQIEDFVLSLSNIFKMQINCLPDNVVPSLQRLRDILEEDNKVTYDNLKKKISINILLLRDIINEEIKKINPSDLIAIKEYYDTNIKGEKLQKKVNNNILLFRYKTNHEFNIEALHERIEQILKIFEDLSNEYIFLKNLDDLKSTIANDFMHNKLFSFPFFQSLKVFKRIFELLKCMDELIECAEKSIKSGFILRDRNYFCMTQKNISNLYSLIISTIRVNSIKLDNILKTLNLSYKDHGIIVEAIFYFFKKENAKNKEKLRQYLDKPYKENSLKAIYDFLLEEEKYIICCCNEASKIFNLNLNDKNKGSMLFNDLMNNKNTMDCLFFLYETIIKLIGGLFVKKQLFYIMNIRRSLFKMNSLKKRKNIFRAKIINKKLQSDLLSQIEKEKCNIEKIKLNIRNLYLLITTKDDVEIIQVPDSLINKIKGILSILRFIHKLACKNKYRTYFNNAKKVNTENMLLALYYANQRLSKFTENEIQ encoded by the exons aatATCTTCAAATATTTGTACAAGAGAAAACTCTCCTAGTGTGAGAAATTTGATTGATACAGTAAATATAGAACAAGATGAAATTCTTGATTTAGAAAATGCATATAGTCACTTCCCTATAGAAGA aaaaaattcagattctaataataaagatgatTTTTTTAGCATGAGTTTAGttgatataataaatatagagAAAAGTAAGTcatatgatataaaaaatattttagatgAAGTACAATGCTCGTTAATGGATTCTCCAATGGATCCTTTTTATCCATCTTTTAAAAA tgAAAACTTACCTATTTATATCGAAAAAGAGTCTGAAATTTTAAGTACCCTACCAGATTTAAAAATACCCCCTGAGAATTTACTTCTTGAACa tgaTTTAATTAACGTTACTGATAGAAAACCCTTTAgtgtaaaaaaattagtgaATACAGAAAATGTAGAACATGAAGACTCTGCTGAAATACAAGATGTATTAGGTGGAATTCTAAGAACATTACCAGGTTCACAAATAGAACCTTTAGGTTTACCTCATGAACa tgAAAACTCAACCATTCATGCTGAAGCAGGGCCTTCTAACATGAGTTTAATGGACACAAATGTAAAACATGaagatttttataatatatcgAATATTTTCAGTGATTCATCAGTAACTCCCAGTTATTCGAAAGGGGGATTCCTTGAGTTACTCTTAGAAGa tcaATGTTCAACTATTAATTATGAAGATGAACTTCCCTCTACTAGCAATTTAACTATCCCAGAAAATGTAGAAAATGAAGGATATGCTAAATTACAAATTATTCCTGTTGATTTTTCTATAGAAAA ACCTACTAGAACTATCAACGATAATGAAGATATGATCTCTGTAGATGAAATTGAACAAATATCAGAAAAATCatacaaaagaaaaagaaagaagaGAAATTACGGAGATATTGATAATTTAGGTGATCAGAATATTGAAAAAGATATACATATTAGTCcaaaaaaaagttatgtTTGTTATCTAAGTTATAGTCAAATTGAAGATTTTGTTCTTTCTCTTTcaaatattttcaaaatgcAAATTAACTGTTTACCAGATAATGTAGTTCCAAGTTTACAAAGACTAAGAGACATATTAGAAGAGGATAATAAAGTTACatatgataatttaaaaaaaaaaataagcatAAATATTTTGCTATTAAGAGACATTATAAAtgaggaaataaaaaaaattaatccTTCTGACCTAATAgcaataaaagaatattatgatacaaatataaaaggagaaaaactacaaaaaaaagttaataataatattttgttatttagATATAAAACAAACCATGAATTTAATATAGAAGCACTGCATGAAAGAATAGagcaaattttaaaaatttttgagGATTTATCCAATGAATACATATTTCTGAAGAACTTAGATGATCTTAAATCAACTATTGCGAATGACTTCATGcacaataaattattttcttttccattttttcaATCTTTAAAAGTCTTTAAACgtatttttgaattattaaaatgcATGGATGAATTAATAGAATGTGCAGAAAAATCAATTAAAAGTGGATTTATATTAAGAGATCgtaattatttttgtatgACTCAAAAGAATATATCTAATCTTTATTCATTGATAATTTCAACTATTAGAGTTAATTCTATTAAACTTGACAATATTTTGAAAACATTGAATTTATCATATAAAGACCACGGTATAATAGTAGAagcaattttttatttttttaaaaaagaaaatgcaaaaaataaggaaaaattAAGACAATACTTAGATAAACCCTACAAAGAAAATTCTTTAAAGGCGatttatgattttttattagagGAAGAAAAGTATATTATATGCTGCTGTAATGAAGCatctaaaatttttaatttgaacTTAAATGACAAAAATAAGGGAAGCATGCTTTTCAATGATCtaatgaataataaaaatactatGGATTGTTTATTCTTTCTTTATGAAAccattattaaattaatcGGAGGTTTATTTGTTAAGAAACAGTTATTCTATATAATGAATATACGTAGGTCATTATTTAAGAtgaattcattaaaaaaaaggaaaaatattttcagagcaaaaataataaataaaaaactcCAATCAGATTTACTCTCtcaaatagaaaaagaaaaatgtaaTATCGAAAAAATTAAGCTTAATATAAGAAATTTATATCTATTGATCACTACAAAAGATGATGTAGAAATTATTCAAGTGCCAGattctttaataaataaaataaaaggaattttatcaattttaCGTTTCATTCATAAATTAgcatgtaaaaataaatatagaacTTACTTTAATAATGCAAAAAAGGTTAATACGGAAAATATGTTGCTTGCACTATATTATGCCAACCAAAGGCTTTCAAAGTTTACTGAAAAtgaaatacaataa